The Lynx canadensis isolate LIC74 chromosome D4, mLynCan4.pri.v2, whole genome shotgun sequence DNA window ACAGTGGACACAGCCTGCCCCCTGGTGGTCAGCACCGGCATGACAGTCCCAGGCTtggaaaccagaaaacaaaacacacgtCTTTGGGTGTAGTCAAGGCAGCAGCCCTCCCTGGCCCTAGGGGGGCACAGGGGCAGGACCTGCGGGCTCCAGGGGCGGTGTGAGGACTTCAGGAGCCTCCCTTGTCCCCCGTTCCACCTCTCCCGTCCCGGTGCCCCGTTCACTCCTAAGGCTTCCTCACCCCAGCCAGGGCACTACCTCTGGAAGCCCTTCCTAATGAGCCCCCGGGGCTCCGACAAGGAGGGTCTTGACCTCGGTGTCCACACCAGGGTCCATGCTCGGCCATGTGCTGCCCACCCAGGTCCTCGGTCCTCCAAGCCCCCAGGCTGCCCTCCGCTCAGAAGGACCTTGAGGGAGGAGAAAGCATTTTCCCAGGACCAGGAGCAtcttggggcaggggtggaggtcCAGGGCCAGCAGACAAGCCTGTGGGACCCTTGGGACACCACGTCTATGCAGCCCAATTTACACAGGAGTAAGCTGAGGCCTGTCCTGTAGCCCCCTCCCAGTACGGGGTGTCTCCTTCTAGCTCCAGGCGGGTGGCGGACACAAGACCCCAAACCCCGTCTTCTCTGGGTGCCCCGGGGAAGTGCCCAGCCCAGGCAGCCCCCTGGGTACCCTGGAGACCCCGCTGGTCATCAGGCTGGCACATCTCCCCACCCCACGTATGAGCCCTGGTCATGCTGCCAGCACACTGGGCGCCCCTGCCCCGTGGCAGTGCTGCCTCCAGTTCCGTTCTTCTTGCCCCGGTGTCACCTCCCCCCTCCAGGGTGGACTCCCCTTGAGCCGCTGCTGGGTGGTcagtgtgcgtgtgtatgtgtgtgtgtcttcgtgtgtgtgtgtgtgtgtgtgtgtgtgcgtctgctTGCCTGTACGGTCTGGGGACATCCAGATATAACAGCCCCACCTCGTATGGGGTTGATAGGGATCCGACGGGATCTCAGGGGTCTCATTCCCAGGGCGAACCCCAGGGGAGGACTGAGTTTGGCCTAGGACGGAGACCCCCACTGCTTGGACTCTGCCCACCTCACGTATCCTGGGCCGGTCCCTGGCCTCAGTCTCCCACCTGGCCCTGAGGTTGGGCGTGGAGTGACGTCAGCGTGGACGTCCGAGGGCGATGCCGCGGAAAGCCAAGCACGCTTTTCCCAGTTTGATGCCGACTCAAACGCCCAGGACCCACCTGGGAGCCAGGGGAGGTGGAGGTCAGCGGTGGGATTATGGGGTGTCTCCGGGCCCATCActgttctctttctcatttctaacATCCTGAAGGAAATATGCCAGTAACTGGAAACAAGGTATCACACACGATGTCTGCATAACACCCTGTTCTAGATTTTCTGAAACAAGGTCCTCTACAATTAGGGTCATGGCAGACACTGGACCCCGGCCAGCACCCCGGCGGGAGACACCGTGGCTGGCGTGCAGGGTGTGGGGCGGCAGGGCCGCCTGGCAGGGGCGGGGATGTTGGGGGACGCACATCTCCCCCGGAAAGCTGATGTGTTACTTGGGTCTCAGCCCTCCCCGCAGTGTCTATATTTTGTATTCCACCTGAAACTGGCCCAACCTTTCGTTCCAGAATTTCACATGGCCAGTAACAGCCGGGACAGAGGAGTGAGCGCACAGGTGGGCAGGTGGTGGGCATGTCCTCAGAGGAAACCAGACTCCCCGAGTCGAGCTGTGAACCCACAATCACATCGGCTGGGTCTGGACTTGCCCCTGGTGACCTGACTGGTGGctgggcaggggtgtgtgtgtgtgagtgtgtgtgtgtgtgtgtgtgtgtgtgtgcatgtcccCTATTGACACGGAGTGCCCACCTTCCCTGTGGGAGGGGTTTCTGGGCCAGGCACCGGGAAGTAGCCTTAGGGCCTGCTCAAAAAACTGTCACCGAGGGGCTCACCGCACTTGCCCGATGACGGGGGAGCTGCTGTGTGCAGGGTGGGGAGCAGCGAGCCCCCTCGAAGAGGGACCAGCCATGGGAGGCGGTTGGAGAAGACTTCCAACCTCTTGGGGTTGGGGAGATACAGACCTGGACCCGGGAGCTTACACGCTCGGGTTCAGTGCTGGGGCCCGAGCAAGCGCCCTCTTCCTCCAGGGGCCCTCTTTGGCCTCCCCTGGCCACATGCTGGGCCTGAGTCCTGATCTGGGGGAGATGCGGGGGTGACCCCTCCTCGGAATACCCGCCGTTGACTGAGGGCCCAGTAGCCTTCAAGGGAGGGCCCTGCAGGGGCAGACACAGTCCTGGGGGGCCAGGGACCGACCACTGAGCCAAGAGGGGCAGGTGGCCGGCCCTGCAGGTTCTGCGAAGTCTGCGAGGGCACGTTGACCAGAGCTGTGCCCGAAGGGTCTCGACTGCCTCACAGCAGGTGGGAACCTGCAGGGGATTTGCCAGGGGCGGGTCCTGCGGGTGGAGGGGGTCTGCCAGGGGAGCTCGGCACGGGGGTGCGCTGCTGGCTCCAGCATGCTGACTCGAGGCTGCACGGGTTTCCAGCCTCCTCCGCCTCAGGCTCGCTCCCCTTTGTAAGATGGGGCGCTGATGGTCCCCCGTCCCCTGGGGCAGAGGTTAGGGAGGCGCCGCGGGCACACTCGCCCAGGACAGGCCAGGACAGCGGCTGTTCCTTAAGCAGCCCAGGGTCTGCCTCCTCGATAAGGCGCACAGGTCCGCGGCCCCCGGCTTTGGGCTCCTGCCGCCAGCCTCTGGCAGCGACCCTCCTCCcgccctgtcccctgtccctgtAGATACGTGGCCTTCCTGGAGCTGTTCCTGCAGACGGCGGAGAAGCACTTCATGGTGGGACACAGGGTCACCTGCTACGTGTTCACCGACCGGCCGGGGGATGTGCCCCGCGTGCCCCTcggggaagggaggcaggtggCGGTCCTGGAGGTCCGGAGCTACTCGCGCCGGCAGGACGTGTCCGTGCACCGCGTGGAGATGATCCGCAACTTCTCCCGGCGGTGCTTCCTCCACGAGGTGGACTCTCCGGTGTGCGCGGACGTGGACGTGAGGTTCCGCGACCACGTGGGCGTGGAGATCCTGTCCCCGCTCTTCGGCACCCTGCACCCCGGCTTCTACGGGGCGGCCCGCGAGGCCTTCACCTACGAGCGCCGGCCGCAGTCCCAGGCGCACGTCCCCAGGGATGAGGGAGACTTTTACTACGCGGGAGGCTTTTTCGGGGGGTCGGTGGCCGAGGTTCTGCGGCTCACGTCAGCCTGTCACCAGGCCACAGTGGTCGACCGGGCCCACGGCATCGAGGCCGTGTGGCACGACGAGAGCCACCTGAACAGGTACCTGCTGGACCACAAGCCCACCAAGGTGCTGTCCCCCGAGTACCTGTGGGACGAACAACTGCTGGGCTGGCCCGCCGTCGTGAAGAAGCTGAGGTATGTGACCGTGCCCAAGAGTCACCGGGGCATCCGGGACTGATGACGGGCTGGCCTAGTGTCCGTCAGGGGTGCCACCCTGACCCCAGCCGTCAGAGCGGATGGCCTGTCGCCgctccctttctctgtccagTAGCGGGACATCGCCGAGGCCCGGCGCCGCCCGCATCCGGCACGGGCACAGTTAGGCTTGACCGGGGGCCTGCCGGGGGGCGCGGCTCCGGCAAGACCCCTTGCTCTTCGGGTTCCTGGTCAGAGTTGAAAGGTCGCTTGCAGCCGCGGGCAGGACGTGAAGGTGAGGCCGGATCAGGACCCCCTTGGCTGGCGCCTGGCTTCCCGGCAGCCTGGGGCACAGCCCGCCGCCCGCTGGGGCAggacagcccccccaccccctggcctccCTCAGTCACTGCGGTGTTGTGGGTGTCACGCTTGCCCTGTCACTGCCACTAAAATGTTTCTGGCGGATGACGGGAATTGCGGGTTGTCCCGGAAACCTGCCTTGTGCGCTTCCTCGAGGCCCCGGCCAGGCCTGAGTGCTGCAGTCTCTCCGCCTCGCGTCTCCCTTCTCACATCAAGGACAGGGCGGTCCGCGTTGCCACTGCTATTTCTCCGTGACGTTGGCCAACTGTTACAATTTCTGGGTCACTTGCTGCTGTAAACGGCTCCAATTTTATGtcggatgctttttatttttatttttttattttttttaaggtttatttatttttgagagag harbors:
- the LOC115499153 gene encoding histo-blood group ABO system transferase 2-like, translating into MSCPRRPSAKNLQRLQAETQKSRDPQCQPNPAKSTCLVAVLEADPAPLQAGGGHKTPNPVFSGCPGEVPSPGSPLGTLETPLVIRLAHLPTPRAQVRGPRLWAPAASLWQRPSSRPVPCPCRYVAFLELFLQTAEKHFMVGHRVTCYVFTDRPGDVPRVPLGEGRQVAVLEVRSYSRRQDVSVHRVEMIRNFSRRCFLHEVDSPVCADVDVRFRDHVGVEILSPLFGTLHPGFYGAAREAFTYERRPQSQAHVPRDEGDFYYAGGFFGGSVAEVLRLTSACHQATVVDRAHGIEAVWHDESHLNRYLLDHKPTKVLSPEYLWDEQLLGWPAVVKKLRYVTVPKSHRGIRD